In a genomic window of Cardinium endosymbiont of Culicoides punctatus:
- a CDS encoding amino acid permease, with translation MPDENKNGKVLGAVSVAMIGISAIFTLRNLPCIADSGYQSIFFFSVAMLLFFLPISMACAELGSRFPKQGGVYIWVSEAFGVRIGFVASWLEWINNTLYFTMILSLMIFICDHICVHILQTKISKLNQLLLMLGFFWSMTIFNFFPLKYSSLFSSMGTILGAMIPAVVLISVAIYTFLNGKSHLPPPTMVMPDSNLGNVAKFSLAMAALTGIEISSYHIPNIKNPRKTYPKAMLLTALIIFSLYILSTLSIAVLVPADILDVSQGSIQAIECLGNKSVVCAVEIMMLIGMASYLNTWIISPLKGLMIAGQRGFFPKNLVKNNKHGSPQRLLIVQGVLVSFMVIAFVFINSPEAAFWCIEIVSSQLLMIMYILVFAACIQLHFMKPKEESDGYKIPGGRYVFFTVILIGIFSCVVSLLLALIKPENITTINFSSKKYAITIIGVTICLILPGFLLPVRTKIGLHKYNWTKQCSMGIAKLLGWEIHNITPPTACQKAIVILAPHTSNWDFFYGMLFKFSYPDLKIRFAIKKEVMFFPLSYIMKALGAIPIDRNKTGLKGGNNMVSIMADMINDSDSILLMIAPEGTRGYAKRWKTGFYRLSETTKLPIILGYINYAKKQMGLGPMCYPTGSIEKDIADIQDFYRGISGKYPEQGVI, from the coding sequence ATGCCTGATGAAAATAAAAATGGCAAAGTTCTAGGTGCAGTTTCTGTTGCAATGATAGGCATTTCTGCCATATTTACCTTAAGAAATCTACCCTGTATTGCTGACTCCGGTTACCAATCTATATTCTTTTTTAGTGTAGCTATGCTACTCTTCTTCCTTCCCATTTCTATGGCTTGTGCAGAATTGGGTTCGAGGTTTCCCAAACAAGGAGGTGTTTATATTTGGGTTAGTGAAGCATTTGGCGTCCGTATTGGTTTTGTTGCTTCTTGGCTGGAATGGATCAACAATACACTCTACTTTACAATGATTCTTTCTTTAATGATTTTTATATGTGATCATATATGTGTTCATATATTACAAACTAAAATTAGTAAATTGAATCAATTGCTATTGATGTTAGGATTTTTCTGGAGTATGACTATTTTTAACTTTTTTCCTCTGAAATACTCTAGCCTCTTTAGCAGCATGGGAACTATTTTGGGAGCTATGATTCCTGCTGTTGTATTGATTTCTGTTGCCATCTATACTTTTTTGAATGGAAAGAGCCATCTCCCTCCTCCAACAATGGTTATGCCTGATTCTAATTTAGGAAATGTTGCAAAATTTTCTTTAGCTATGGCAGCTTTGACAGGTATAGAAATATCTTCTTATCATATTCCTAATATCAAAAATCCACGAAAAACATACCCTAAGGCAATGCTTTTAACAGCACTGATCATTTTTAGTTTATATATACTTTCTACACTTTCCATAGCTGTGCTAGTGCCTGCTGATATATTGGATGTATCCCAAGGGAGCATCCAAGCCATCGAATGTTTGGGTAATAAATCAGTAGTATGTGCTGTAGAAATAATGATGCTCATTGGCATGGCTAGTTATTTAAATACATGGATTATTTCACCCCTTAAAGGTTTAATGATAGCTGGACAAAGAGGGTTTTTTCCTAAGAATCTCGTAAAAAATAATAAACATGGTTCTCCTCAACGATTATTGATTGTGCAAGGTGTTTTGGTAAGTTTCATGGTTATTGCTTTTGTTTTCATTAATTCACCGGAAGCCGCTTTTTGGTGTATTGAAATAGTTAGTTCTCAGTTGCTTATGATTATGTATATACTGGTGTTTGCAGCCTGTATCCAATTGCATTTTATGAAACCAAAAGAAGAAAGTGATGGGTATAAAATACCTGGGGGGCGATATGTGTTTTTTACAGTTATTCTAATTGGGATATTCAGTTGTGTGGTTTCTCTGCTTTTAGCACTTATAAAACCAGAGAATATTACTACCATAAACTTTTCCAGCAAGAAATATGCAATAACGATAATTGGTGTGACTATATGCTTGATATTACCAGGATTTCTTTTGCCTGTTAGAACTAAAATAGGTTTACATAAATATAATTGGACTAAACAATGTTCTATGGGCATTGCAAAACTACTAGGTTGGGAAATTCATAACATTACTCCACCAACAGCTTGTCAAAAAGCAATAGTAATACTAGCTCCTCATACAAGTAATTGGGATTTTTTTTATGGCATGTTGTTCAAATTTAGTTACCCTGATTTAAAAATTAGGTTTGCTATTAAAAAAGAGGTAATGTTTTTTCCTCTTTCATACATCATGAAAGCACTAGGAGCTATTCCTATAGATAGAAACAAAACAGGACTGAAGGGAGGAAATAATATGGTATCCATTATGGCAGATATGATTAATGACTCAGATTCAATCTTATTGATGATCGCTCCCGAAGGGACTAGGGGTTATGCAAAGCGTTGGAAAACAGGATTTTATAGGCTTTCTGAAACGACAAAGCTTCCGATTATTTTGGGGTATATTAATTACGCTAAAAAGCAAATGGGATTAGGACCTATGTGTTATCCTACAGGTAGTATTGAAAAAGATAT